TAAAAAATATTTAAGGGATGAGCTTATTGCAGCTTTTAGAAAGTGGTACTTGAATAGATATAATATCAGGAAAAATTACCCAGCATATACAACTTATATTATAAACCTAAGTAATGTTGATGAACTGAGTTGCCCTTCATACCATGAGCTTGAGTCGTTGATTGGACTTAAAAATGTAAAGACTCTATGCAAGGATATTATTAGTTTTTATCAAATGGAGAAGTTGAGGAAAGAGAAATACTCGTCACTTAAAGATATTGGAATGCATATGGTATTTCAGGGAAATCCAGGGACAGCCAAAACTACAGTTGCCAGAATAATGGCCAGGATATTTAAAGAAAAGGGAATACTATCAAAAGGTGACTTGATTGAAGTTGGACGTGCGAATCTTGTAGAAAAATATGTAGGACAAACCGCACCAAATGTAAAGAGTTACTTTGAAAAGGCAAAGGGAAGTGTGCTTTTTATTGATGAAGCATATTCTCTTGCAGATGGGGAAGGAAAAGGAAGTTATGGAACTGAAGCAATTAATACTATAGTCCAAGAGATGGAAAACAACAGAGATGACGTTGTGGTTATTTTTGCCGGCTACAAGAAAGAAATGAAAGAATTCTTAAAAGTAAATAGTGGTCTGTCCAGTAGAATCTCATTTTTTGTAGATTTCCCGGATTATTCTGACGATGAGTTATTTGAGATTTTGACGAAAATGGCAAAAGATAACCATTACACTTTAGCAGATGATGTTCGCTCAGCTTTTGAAAATTATATCAATAGTACTGTTACAAGTATCGGTAATGGAAGATTTGTAAGAAATGCTTTTGAAAGAGCTAGAATCAGGCAATCTAGCAGGATATGTAAGTTGCCTGTAAAACAGCTGACAAAGGAGCTATTTGTTCTTTCAGGGCAGGACTTTGGAGGATTGCATGACTAAAGAAAAATTTTGTGAACAATTGTCTGAAAGGCTGAATGCTAAATATGGGTCATTAGGGTATAAAACTGATATGTAATGACCTCCTGTCAAGCAAAAAATGACTGGAATCACCACAAACATATTTAATTGTTGCTGAAGGCACCTTGAAAGAGCCTCGGGGTATCAGTTCCCGGCATTGGCCACTCTGATATACGTGGATTGGTTACCGACAGGTCAATGGTCCGCCGTGAGCTCTACCGTCTAGTTGCGTGGATCACAAATTTCTCTGTGCCAACATAGTTTTATCGTAGATAGCTCTAACCTTGAAATGGCCGAAGCCCTTTCAAGATGTCTTCAGTTGGTACTTGTTGGTGGCCAGATGTAAATGGCGTAAGCCATCTTACATCTGCTTGATTACCCGCTATAACAGCGGGGTGAAGATGTCAAGGCTGCGAAGCACCGCCCACGGCGGCTTGGCCTTGATATCGGAGGCGCGATGTTATACCTGATCATGCTATATTATCGGTTATCATGCCCCACATGAAGCAGGCAAGTTCTCTTGCTATTGCAGTTTTAGCCACATTGTGTTTCTTGCTTTTACCAAGAACCATTTTGTAAAACTTGCGTCTTAGCCTTTCATTAGCTTTATCAGCATATGCAATGACTTGAGGTGAGTTGCCAATCTGACGGGATTTAAGTGCTTTTGATTTATGTCCGATTTGTCCTTTGCTGTATGACTGGGATGATTCTATAAGAAGCTGTCTAACATGACGATTTCCGGCTTTTGTGATTCCAAGCCTTGACTTTTCATCACCACTGGATTCTTCACCAGGCACAAGTCCAAGATATGCAGCAAACTGATTGGCTGATGCAAAACGTTTGAAATCACCTACTTCAACCAATACAGATAGTGCTGTGTGAGTTTGAACCCCGATGAAACAGCAGAGTTTTTTAACAGGCTCTCTGTATTCATCTTTTAAAGCAAGTTCTTCTATTCGCTTGTCTAAACGTTCAAGCTTATCTCTCAAGTTTATGTAGGTCAGCAGATATTCATCGAGTATTTCTTTATACAGTGCCTCAGGCTTTAATGATTTTAACCAGTTCACATGAGCTTCTGTCCAGTGACTTTTTCCTTCATAGCGATAGTCGTGGCGAAGACAAAACGAAAGTATTTGTTGCTTCACTTTCTTGAGTGCAAGCTTATGATCATCTCTCATACGGAGAAACTCTTTTGTTTCTTCATCTGTAGAAGTAGGAACATGAACAGGACTGTAATTGTGCTGAGCCAGACATTTGCCAATCAATTCAGCATCACGTTTATCAGTTTTAATTCTTTTGCCACTACGCGGTTCAAGCATAGTGGTTGGTGCAAGTATCACACAGTTAACGTTATGATTAGTTAACTGATGATATAAAGTATAGCCGAGACATCCGGCTTCATAACCGCATATAAAGTTTGTATCATTTCCGTAGATGGTTCTAAGGAATTCCAGATATTTTAGGACTTCCTTGTAATCAGCGTGGGTGCGCCTTGTATGAGACGCCTTCTCTGTTTCGATTAAATAATCGCAGAGAGTAAAACTTTCCTTATGTACATCCATTCCTACGTAAACTGTGATATTATTCATTTAGTGACCTCCCTTTGTATGCGGTAATCCCTGTTACCATTGACTCAACATCTTTAGTATACAGGTAAATCCACGTTGCTACATAGTGGAGGTCATTACATATTGTCTAGAATTATAAAAGAAGGATATACATCTGAGGACCGAAAAGAGTTGGAATTTATTAAAGAAACAAATTTAAAATACTTTAAAAATCAAGAGGAGTTATTAGGTGGGGACATAATACTCCTTGAAAAACAAGGTGATTCATCTGTGAGGCAGGAGATAGATTATCTGATCGAATCCTTTAATGATGGGGGATGGGAATATGTGGAATCGATCTTTGATAAAAATATAGAGCTATGCGGGTATTCAGATGTAATTAGGGACGAAATTTCTGATTTTGATATCATGAAAGATAATATAATAGTAAGAGTATTAAATTATGAGCTGCACAAAAATGAATTGGAGGACAGAGTATACAGAAAAATAGGTGATTTTGTGCTTTCTGTGAATGGCCTGATATTTTCAAACAGCAAAATAACAAGCTTCTTTAAAATCTCAGCAGATTTTTTAAAGGCTTGGGGTATTACCGAAGACGAAGTGATTGAAATTGGGTTAGAAAATACAAGAAGATTATTTCCGCCAAGGGTTTACGGCGTTGAATATGCTCTAAAGATAAAGACTATAACACAAGGTGATGGAGACTATATGAATAATAGTCAAAATATCAGGCTTGGAAACTTAGGCGAAGACACATTTGTTGCCTATGGAACTCAGAATGGTGCAACTAGTTTCTTTTACCCTGGAGTAAAAGAGAAGATTGCCGAAATGCTAGGCGGAGAGGATTATTATGTAGTATTTACTTCAACTGAAGATTTTCATGTACATAAATGCTCACAAAATGATGCTGCGAGCTTAGAAAAACGTCTTATTGATATGAATAAATACTTTCCATTGGGTGAAATGCTGACTGAGAAAATATATAAGTATAGCGTAGATACTGGAGAGCTTACTGAAGTGTAGGCCATTTTGTCTACAGTCTGGAACAACCACTGACTATTGATAGATAGCCAGTGGTTGTTATTTTTGTCTCATTCTATTTTAGAGAAATATATCCTGTAGAGAAGTCATATCTTGGGTCTTCCTCGCAGGAGAAGAAGATAGAAAGTGAACAGTCTTTTTTGCTGATATCTTCTTCAGCATCGTAAGAATGTATGTTAGATATAAAGGTGTAGCCAGCCGGAACTTGTGATTCGGAGAAACAGTATAGTCCGTGTTCGTCTCCTGCTATCTTAACTTCTGTACCCTTGATCATGTAGTCTTTATCTGTCTTGTTTACAACGTAGAGTAAATAACGAGGGTTATAGTCTTCTTCTGTATAAATAGAGTATACATCTGCCTTATCACTTGTGAAGATGAGATTAGCGTCTTGCTTTACTGGAAGAGTGTAGCTAAAGTCTGTATCGGTGCGTATGCAGATGGGAGTTTCAGCAGCCTCATTGTAAGTGAAGTCATCATTACTGATCGATACTCTGGAAAAAATAATTTCAGAAACAGACTGATATGGCATTTCATATATTTTCTCATATATCACAGAATCGCTATTTCTCTTGAAGTAATCATAGGTTGATATGTAATATGAGGACTGAGAGTTTCCGTTTATTGAGTTTGAATTGATAGTGACAAGTATATCGCTGTTTAGTCTGTTTATTACGTGAATTGCGGCCTTGACATTGCCATATTTGTATCCGTCAATTTCGTTATCCCTTACTCTGTCAGAAACATAGAATTTTTCAAGAGTGATTGTTACGCGACCATCATCGAACAACACTCCGTCACCTACGATATTATAAGAGGCTTCTGTATAGTTTTCATATTTGGTATCGTTTAATTCAGTTTTACCCATATAACGGCTGTTTCTGGCGTTATTTAAGTAGATTATAGCAACAGTTATAGCTGCAAGATTGAGGATAGCTATTATAAAAATACTTCTCTTTATTCTTGCAAGTATTTTACCGCTTTCTTCGGCAGCCTTCTGCTGGCGCTTACTTATGAGATGTAGTGTTTCTCTCTCTACAAAAGCTTCTTCAACCTCATGCCTGCTGGTCCATTCGATATCCTTATCGTAGGGGCCTCCGCAGTGGGGGCAGACTTTGTATTTTCTGGTATCAATCTTGCAACCGCAGAAATCACAGGTTATTTCGGGATCAACATATTCAAGTTTTTTTGCCTGTCTTCCTGCAGCCTTTATAACTTCATCCTTGCTAAATGCATTGGCCTTTACCTGAAAATAGCGGAAAATAAGGTAAAAAAGGTAAATGAGTAGTCCAACAATAATATAAAACAAAAACATGATAAGCTAGTTCCTTTGATGTAATAATATTAAGTCTTTATCCGGAGCTCTCGATTAAAACTCACTAAGTTCTGAGGATATCTTTTCCCATTCATCATAAAGAGAAGAGAGTTTATCCTGAATTTCTGTCTGCTCATCAGTGAGCTTACGAAGCTTGGCAAGGTCAGTTCCGACTGATGGATCTGAAAGCTGCTCTGTGATCTCACCGTCCCTGCCTTCAAGTTTGGAAATGTCTTCCTCACATTTACTAAGAGCTGTTTCAAGCTTGCGCTTCTGAGCCTGCAGAGCCTTCTGAGCCTTCCAGTCCATAGCACCGCCTGCGGTAGCATCGGAAGATTGCGCATTTGAAGAAAGAGAAGATGCGCTTTCTGATGCATTGTCAGAATCATTTAAGTCTGCAGCTCCATTTGCGTATTTATAGCTTCCATCTCCAAGAGTGGCATTTCCTATATTCCCGGAAGTACCAAAGAGCCTTTGCATCTTCTCATCGACATGCTCCATGTAGTAGTCGTAGTTACCAATGTAATTTACAAACTGTCCATGTGTAAGATCCAGTATCCTTGTGGCGGTTCTGTTGATGAAATATCTGTCATGGCTGACATAGAGAACAGTTCCGGTGTAGCCTGAAATTGCTGTTTCAAGTATCTCTTTTGAAGTGATATCCAAATGGTTTGTAGGCTCATCAAGAATGAGGAAATTGGCATCAGAGAGCATGAGCTTGGCAAGGCTTACACGTCCCTTTTCACCACCTGACAGATCACCGATGCGCTTGAATACATCATCACCGGTGAACAGGAAAGCAGCCAGAGTATTCCTGATCTCTGTGTTGTTGAGTGTAGGATATGCATCTGATATTTCTTCGAACAAGGTCTTTTCATCGTGGAGAACATGATGTTCCTGATCGTAGTAGCCAATATGAACTTTGACACCAAAATCAATCTGACCGGCATCAAGGCTCTCAACTCCGTTTATTATTTTAAGGAGAGTTGTTTTGCCTGAACCGTTATCACCAATGATTGCGACATGCTCGCCTTTTTTGATCTCAAAATCAAGATTTGAGAAGAGGTGCTCATTACCAAATGACTTGGAAAGCCCGGTTGCAGTCAGAACATCATTACCACTTTCGCAGGAAGGAGTCAGGCTTATCTTCATGCGATCATCAATTGTTATGGGC
The sequence above is a segment of the Butyrivibrio proteoclasticus B316 genome. Coding sequences within it:
- a CDS encoding IS110 family RNA-guided transposase, which produces MNNITVYVGMDVHKESFTLCDYLIETEKASHTRRTHADYKEVLKYLEFLRTIYGNDTNFICGYEAGCLGYTLYHQLTNHNVNCVILAPTTMLEPRSGKRIKTDKRDAELIGKCLAQHNYSPVHVPTSTDEETKEFLRMRDDHKLALKKVKQQILSFCLRHDYRYEGKSHWTEAHVNWLKSLKPEALYKEILDEYLLTYINLRDKLERLDKRIEELALKDEYREPVKKLCCFIGVQTHTALSVLVEVGDFKRFASANQFAAYLGLVPGEESSGDEKSRLGITKAGNRHVRQLLIESSQSYSKGQIGHKSKALKSRQIGNSPQVIAYADKANERLRRKFYKMVLGKSKKHNVAKTAIARELACFMWGMITDNIA
- a CDS encoding DUF5688 family protein, coding for MSRIIKEGYTSEDRKELEFIKETNLKYFKNQEELLGGDIILLEKQGDSSVRQEIDYLIESFNDGGWEYVESIFDKNIELCGYSDVIRDEISDFDIMKDNIIVRVLNYELHKNELEDRVYRKIGDFVLSVNGLIFSNSKITSFFKISADFLKAWGITEDEVIEIGLENTRRLFPPRVYGVEYALKIKTITQGDGDYMNNSQNIRLGNLGEDTFVAYGTQNGATSFFYPGVKEKIAEMLGGEDYYVVFTSTEDFHVHKCSQNDAASLEKRLIDMNKYFPLGEMLTEKIYKYSVDTGELTEV
- a CDS encoding ABC-F family ATP-binding cassette domain-containing protein, which produces MILSVHNINKSFDGKDILRNASFHIEKDEKAAIVGINGAGKTTLIKIIIGELSADDGDVTFSKDITWGYLAQNQNIDSENTIYEELVEVKKDVIDLENNIRLAEENMKHVQGAELEALMDRYTRMQDEFQRKSGYAWKSEVTGVAKGLGFLDEELDKRISTLSGGQKTRVALGKLLLQKPDLIILDEPTNHLDMNSIRWLENYLLNYKGAVLIVSHDRYFLDKISGKIIEVENTRVTSFTGNYSTYAVKKEQMRAIEWNAYIKQQAEIKHQEEVIAKLKSFNREKSIRRAESREKMLDKIEVLDKPITIDDRMKISLTPSCESGNDVLTATGLSKSFGNEHLFSNLDFEIKKGEHVAIIGDNGSGKTTLLKIINGVESLDAGQIDFGVKVHIGYYDQEHHVLHDEKTLFEEISDAYPTLNNTEIRNTLAAFLFTGDDVFKRIGDLSGGEKGRVSLAKLMLSDANFLILDEPTNHLDITSKEILETAISGYTGTVLYVSHDRYFINRTATRILDLTHGQFVNYIGNYDYYMEHVDEKMQRLFGTSGNIGNATLGDGSYKYANGAADLNDSDNASESASSLSSNAQSSDATAGGAMDWKAQKALQAQKRKLETALSKCEEDISKLEGRDGEITEQLSDPSVGTDLAKLRKLTDEQTEIQDKLSSLYDEWEKISSELSEF